A genomic segment from Hypomesus transpacificus isolate Combined female chromosome 13, fHypTra1, whole genome shotgun sequence encodes:
- the slc35g1 gene encoding solute carrier family 35 member G1 yields the protein MTESSASIDDRVLSVVPRRQEDIRVVFHKVADIEDEEDDVHATERVYLQSSHDSPCFSNDDEKAGSTTKQVDNTNAILRFCSRYTCWRTDCSDGNPIPAGGETPFDKEPEKKRKCPGLGLFYGLLSTVFFSVIALLVKSIEGIHAIEISAIRCFFQMLFVMPLLLYHNVGFLGPRDKRVYLVLRGLLGSNAMILLYYAVQQMPLADATVIMFSNPVFTSLLAWIFLKEKCTIWDCVFTVFTLAGVILIARPPFLFGARTEGIEGDYTNHLKGTIAAFGGAIAAAFVFVVLRKMGKSVHYYLSVWYYAVMGFIECIIALSVMEEWTLPFCGRDRWILMLIAVLGIAGQIFLTKALQIEKAGPVALMRTVDVVLAFSFQFLFFDRKPTWWSLGGALCVVVSTSGVALRKLYANKMKS from the exons ATGACAGAAAGTAGCGCTTCCATAGACGACCGAGTTTTATCGGTCGTACCACGCAGACAGGAAGATATCAGAGTAGTGTTTCACAAAGTTGCCGATATCGAAGACGAGGAAGACGATGTACACGCAACAGAAAGGGTTTACTTACAAAGTAGTCATGATTCACCGTGTTTCAGCAATGATGATGAAAAGGCAGGCAGCACCACAAAACAAGTGGACAACACCAATGCCATTCTTCGGTTCTGTTCCCGGTACACATGTTGGAGAACTGACTGCAGCGACGGGAATCCCATCCCAGCCGGGGGAGAAACCCCGTTTGATAAAG AACCAGAGAAGAAGCGCAAGTGTCCAGGCTTGGGTCTTTTCTATGGGCTCCTATCTACAGTATTCTTCTCTGTCATCGCCCTCCTGGTGAAGAGCATTGAGGGCATCCATGCCATAGAGATCAGCGCCATTCGCTGCTTCTTCCAGATGCTGTTTGTCATGCCTCTGCTGCTCTATCACAA TGTTGGATTCCTGGGCCCGAGGGACAAACGTGTTTACCTGGTGCTGCGCGGCCTCCTGGGCTCCAACGCCATGATCCTGCTCTACTACGCCGTGCAGCAGATGCCCCTGGCGGATGCCACCGTCATCatgttctctaaccctgtcttCACCTCCCTGCTCGCCTGGATTTTTCTTAAGGAGAA GTGCACCATTTGGGACTGCGTTTTCACCGTCTTCACCCTGGCAGGTGTCATCCTCATTGCTCGGCCACCCTTCCTCTTCGGGGCGCGTACGGAGGGTATCGAGGGAGACTACACCAATCACCTCAAGGGGACAATCGCTGCCTTCGGCGGCGCCATCGCTGCCGCGTTTGTCTTTGTCGTTCTCAGGAAGATGGGTAAGAGTGTCCACTACTACCTCTCTGTGTGGTACTACGCAGTCATGGGCTTCATAGAGTGCATCATCGCTCTGTCAGTGATGGAGGAGTGGACTCTGCCCTTTTGTGGGCGGGACCGCTGGATCCTGATGCTGATTGCGGTGCTGGGGATCGCTGGGCAGATCTTCCTCACCAAGGCTCTGCAGATAGAGAAAGCCGGGCCTGTGGCCTTGATGAGGACGGTGGACGTGGTCCTGGCCTTTTCTTTCCAGTTCCTGTTCTTCGACCGTAAGCCGACCTGGTGGAGCCTGGGAggggctctgtgtgtggtggTCAGCACTAGTGGAGTGGCCCTCAGGAAGTTGTATGCCAACAAGATGAAGAGTTGA
- the lgi1b gene encoding leucine-rich glioma-inactivated protein 1b — MGYGNRAVKGCAVFLWVASVVLLAESRRVKQPRCPASCTCTKDNALCENIRSVPHSFPTDVVSLSFVKSGFNEITGGSFVHTPALQLLLFTANSFDFIDEDAFLGLPHLEYLFIENNKIESISPFAFRGLKALIHLSLAYNNLETLPKDVFNGMDALSKVDLRGNSLVCDCKLKWLVEWMHSTNATVDEIYCSGPPVQQGKKINDLLPQSFDCITAEFASYQSLKFESISVEDFTFGKDQYVVFAQPFTGTCSFQEWDHVEMVFRTFDSIESTSTVVCKPMVIDNQLFVIVAQLFAGSHIYKRDTSANKFIKIQDIDILKIRKPNDIETFLIDGESFFVIADSSKAGSTTVYKWNGNGFYSHQSLHPWYRDTDVEYLEISTKPHLILSSSSQRPVVYQWNKALKQFDRRTDIPEMEDVFAVKHFKVKGDLFICLTRFIGDSKVMRWDGAMFKEVQTVPSRGSMVFQPVAVGNWQYAILGSDYSLTQVYQWDVKSGLFVHAQELNIQSPRAFSLLSIDNREFLLASSFKGKSQIYEHLMIDLSN, encoded by the exons ATGGGATATGGAAACAGAGCCGTGAAAGGATGTGCAGTGTTTCTATGGGTCGCCTCCGTCGTTCTCTTAGCGGAGAGCAGAAGAGTAAAGCAACCCAGATGTCCTGCATCTTGTACCTGTACTAAAGATAATGCCCTGTGCGAGAATATCCGATCCGTCCCGCACAGTTTCCCAACCGACGTCGTCTCTTT GTCTTTTGTCAAGTCTGGCTTCAATGAAATCACAGGTGGTAGCTTCGTTCACACACCGGCCCTTCAGCTTCT CTTATTCACTGCTAATTCATTTGACTTCATTGATGAAGATGCCTTCCTAGGTTTGCCCCACCTAGAGTACCT GTTCATCGAAAACAACAAGATAGAATCTATCTCCCCGTTTGCTTTCAGAGGCCTGAAAGCCCTGATACATCT gagCCTAGCTTACAATAACTTGGAAACATTGCCCAAAGATGTTTTCAATGGTATGGATGCCTTGTCGAAAGT GGATCTGCGGGGGAACAGCCTGGTATGTGACTGCAAGCTGAAGTGGCTGGTTGAATGGATGCACAGCACCAATGCCACAGTAGATGAGATCTACTGTAGTGGACCCCCTGTTCAACAGGGCAAGAAGATCAATGATCTCCTGCCTCAATCCTTCGACTGCATCACAGCAG AGTTTGCCTCCTATCAGTCTCTGAAGTTTGAATCCATCTCCGTAGAGGACTTTACCTTTGGCAAAGATCAATATGTTGTGTTTGCCCAACCATTCACTGGAACATGCAGCTTCCAGGAATGGGACCATGTTGAAATGGTCTTTCGAACTTTTGATAGTATTGAAA GCACCTCTACTGTGGTGTGTAAACCCATGGTGATCGACAACCAGCTGTTCGTTATCGTGGCCCAGCTGTTTGCTGGCTCCCACATCTACAAACGTGACACTAGCGCCAATAAGTTTATAAAGATACAAGACATAGACATCTTGAAGATCCGGAAGCCCAATGACATTGAGACGTTCCTCATTGATGGCGAGTCCTTCTTTGTTATAGCCGACAGCTCCAAGGCCGGTTCCACCACCGTGTACAAGTGGAACGGTAATGGGTTCTACTCTCACCAGTCTCTCCACCCATGGTACCGGGACACAGATGTGGAGTACCTGGAGATCTCCACCAAGCCCCACCTAATCCTTTCCAGTAGCTCCCAGAGGCCTGTGGTCTACCAGTGGAACAAGGCCCTGAAGCAGTTTGACCGACGAACCGATATTCCTGAGATGGAGGACGTCTTCGCCGTCAAGCACTTCAAGGTCAAAGGCGACCTCTTCATCTGCCTCACCCGCTTCATTGGTGACTCGAAGGTGATGCGCTGGGATGGCGCCATGTTCAAGGAGGTCCAGACGGTGCCTTCAAGAGGCTCCATGGTGTTCCAGCCAGTCGCCGTGGGCAACTGGCAATACGCCATCTTGGGCAGCGACTACTCACTGACGCAGGTGTACCAGTGGGATGTCAAGAGTGGCCTGTTCGTTCACGCCCAGGAGCTCAACATTCAATCACCTAGAGCTTTCTCTTTGCTTTCCATCGACAACAGGGAGTTCCTCCTAGCTTCCAGCTTCAAAGGGAAATCTCAGATCTATGAGCACCTTATGATAGACCTGAGTAATTGA